The DNA region CAAAATTAGAGGTTGAAAATAGTGAGTATAAAATTCAGGAAATACGTTCAAAAGCGTTACCGCAAATTTCTGCAAACGGAAATTTAACTCACAATCCTATAATACAAACGACAGTTATTGACGGAGCTGGTTTTGGTCAGCCGGGAACTACAATACAAGCTGCATTTGGTCAAAAATGGACTTCAGGAGCCGGGGTTTCATTAACTCAGACGATATTTGATCAATCTGTTTTTACAGGATTGAGAGCTGCAAAATCTACTCGTGAATTTTATCAGATAAATGATCAATTAACAGAAGAGAATGTAATTGAAAGAGTAGCTAATAACTACTATTCAGTTTATGTACAACGCGAAAGATTAACATTATTAGATAGTAACTATGTTAATACATCTAAAGTTCGTGATATCGTAAAAGGACAATTTGATAATGGTTTGGCAAAAAAAATTGACTTAGACCGAATCATCGTAAAAATGTCAAACATTGATACAGAGCGTCAACAAATTAAAAATCAAATTACATTACAGGAAAATGCTTTAAAGTTTTATATGGGTATGCCTATTGAAACTCAAATTGAGATTCCAAAAGAAGAATTTGAAGTTGTCCCTGCTGCATTAACAGAAGTTCCAAATGTTGAAAACAGAACAGAATATTTGCTTTTGAAAAAACAAGAAGAGCTTTTAGTTTTTAATAAGAAAGCTGTTGAAGCGGGATATTATCCAACACTTTCTTTAACTGCTGGTTACAACTATATAGGTCAGGGACCGGAAATGCCTCTTTTTGCAAAACCTAAAGATGGTGTGTATTGGTCAGATTACTCTGCAATTGGATTAAACTTACATGTACCAATTTTTACAGGCTTTGGAACTCGTGCCAAAGTAAGACAAGCAGATGTACAAATCAGATCGCTTCAGGAGGATATCAAAGACACAAAACTTTCACTTGATTTAGATTACAGAAATGCAATAGCTGAAATCGATAATAACCTTGTAACGATCGAAAATCAAAAAGAAAACATGCGTTTAGCAAGTGAGATTTTGAGTAATACAAAAAACAATTACCTTCAGGGATTAGCATCATTAACAGATTTATTAGATTCTGAGAATGCATCACTTGAAGCTCAGAACAATTATACCAGAGCAGTCTTGAATTACAAAATTGCCGAAGTAGCATTAATCAAATCAAAAGGCGAACTAAAAACTCTTATTAAATAACTAAATAAAATGAAGAAAACTTTTATAACAATCGGAATCATAATCTCAGCTTTAGCTCTGGTTGGATATGTCTTAAATAATAATAAGAAGGAGAACAAAGCAAAAACAGATATCGTAGCACAAAAAAATGCTGCGGTTTCAGTTAAAGTCACTCCTGTGAAAACAGAAGAAGTTTCATTGGATTTCGTTGCAAACGGAAACTTTCAACCAATTCAACAATTAACTTTCTCTGCTGAAAAATCTGGAAAAGTAATCAGTGTTTTAGCAAAAGAAGGAGATTATGTAAAAGTTGGCCAAACATTATTGACGGTCAGAGGTGATGT from uncultured Flavobacterium sp. includes:
- a CDS encoding TolC family protein, yielding MKRIILIFLCTIGLSANAQVKTLTLKDALTYALQNKADAKKAKLEVENSEYKIQEIRSKALPQISANGNLTHNPIIQTTVIDGAGFGQPGTTIQAAFGQKWTSGAGVSLTQTIFDQSVFTGLRAAKSTREFYQINDQLTEENVIERVANNYYSVYVQRERLTLLDSNYVNTSKVRDIVKGQFDNGLAKKIDLDRIIVKMSNIDTERQQIKNQITLQENALKFYMGMPIETQIEIPKEEFEVVPAALTEVPNVENRTEYLLLKKQEELLVFNKKAVEAGYYPTLSLTAGYNYIGQGPEMPLFAKPKDGVYWSDYSAIGLNLHVPIFTGFGTRAKVRQADVQIRSLQEDIKDTKLSLDLDYRNAIAEIDNNLVTIENQKENMRLASEILSNTKNNYLQGLASLTDLLDSENASLEAQNNYTRAVLNYKIAEVALIKSKGELKTLIK